In Gammaproteobacteria bacterium, the genomic stretch ACCTGTTAGAGAGCAAGGCGCTTGATGATGGGCAAAAAGAAGCCGTGTTGAAATCAGTCGACAACCGATTCGAGACTCTGAAGCAGGAATATGGCTATACCACTCGCGATATGATTGTGTTGCACGAAGATATTCCAGGTTTGGGCGAAATTCTCGCTAAATTTGAATCCATTCATTATCACACGGATGACGAAGTACGCTACATCGTTGGAGGTAAGGGCTATTTCGGATTTGTAGACGGCGAGGGTACCCAAATGTTAGTTGAGGTGGTTGCCGGTGATTACATCAATGTGCCCGCCAATGCCGAACACTGGTTTACGTTAGGCGATTCCAGACGTATAAAAGCCGTGCGTTATTTTATAGATACCAGTGGCTGGACGCCGGTTTATACCGAGCGCCCCTTGCAGTTCGATGAGTCTAATCTGCCTTGGAGTGTCACAACAGCCTAAGACCGTTGAGGTGTTCCAACTTAGGTCGCCTTGCGCGGATTGATAGCGTAGATATTCACTCGAAACGATATTTACTTCTCTTTCGGTGTTGGTGACCGTTTTTGTCTTGTTTTTGTCACAGGTGTTGGCAAGTCAGAGGATGCACATAAATGACGCAAAAACTCAATTCACTGAGTCCTTGTGAAGGGCTCACCTGCGCCGCCCGTGATTTTCATCAACGTGGTTGGATGGCTGGTACCGCCGGTAATATGAGTGTACGCGTAGATGAAAACAGTTTTTGGCTTACCGCCAGTGGTAAGCCCAAAGGTAGCCTGGATCAGAAAGACTTTGTTAAGGTCTCGCTGAATGGCGATCTTATTGAGGAAGTAGCCGTAGGCAATAAGCCTTCAGCAGAATCAAGCATACATCAGGTGGTGTACCGTCTTTTCCCAGATGCAGGGGCCTGTTTGCATGTACATAGTGTTGACGCCTATATTGCTACGCGTCGATTCTGTACTGAAAATCTTCAGATGATGTTGCCAGATATCGAAATGATCAAAGGATTCGATGTGTGGGAACAAAACCCAGGCATTCTTCTTGATGTTTTTGAGAATCATCGGGACGTAAAAAAAATTGCCGCAGACATTGAGGCGCGTTATCGGCAAACCAGCCCGCGTATCACTGCCTTGATGATACGAGACCATGGTGTTACGGTGTGGGCACCGGATCTGCAAACGGCCTACAATCGTGTCGAGATACTGGAATTTATCATGTCGTTTATGGCCAGATCGGCCTGACTATATTCATGCTGGATAGACTGAGACAATTCGCTTCCATAGTTGAACAAATCACCGAATGGACGGGACGGCTGATTTCATGGCTGGTTTTGTTTATGGTGGTGGTGATGTTCATCGTTGTGGTACTCCGCTACATGTTTAATGTGGGTTGGATTGCCATGCAGGAGTCCGTGACCTATGCCCATGTTCTGGTGTTTATGTTGGGTACGGCATTCGCCATGAAACACAATCAGCATGTCAGGGTGGATATTTTCTATCAACGCTATTCTCCTAGTGGACGAGCTTGGATCAATATTTTTGGTAGTGTATTTCTATTGCTGCCGGTAGCTGTCTACATTTTTTCCAGCTCTTATGAATATGTTTTGGATTCTATTTCACTTAAAGAGTCTTCCCGTGAAGCAGGGGGCTTGCCTTTCGTCTATTTAT encodes the following:
- a CDS encoding cupin domain-containing protein is translated as MARIIFADGRQETDMAVIEPILANIGVALKQWPTPEADDIQDLLESKALDDGQKEAVLKSVDNRFETLKQEYGYTTRDMIVLHEDIPGLGEILAKFESIHYHTDDEVRYIVGGKGYFGFVDGEGTQMLVEVVAGDYINVPANAEHWFTLGDSRRIKAVRYFIDTSGWTPVYTERPLQFDESNLPWSVTTA
- a CDS encoding TRAP transporter small permease subunit, which codes for MLDRLRQFASIVEQITEWTGRLISWLVLFMVVVMFIVVVLRYMFNVGWIAMQESVTYAHVLVFMLGTAFAMKHNQHVRVDIFYQRYSPSGRAWINIFGSVFLLLPVAVYIFSSSYEYVLDSISLKESSREAGGLPFVYLLKLQMLIMAGLLVLQALAEIIRNAFIVVGIEQEGEHG
- the mtnB gene encoding methylthioribulose 1-phosphate dehydratase, producing the protein MTQKLNSLSPCEGLTCAARDFHQRGWMAGTAGNMSVRVDENSFWLTASGKPKGSLDQKDFVKVSLNGDLIEEVAVGNKPSAESSIHQVVYRLFPDAGACLHVHSVDAYIATRRFCTENLQMMLPDIEMIKGFDVWEQNPGILLDVFENHRDVKKIAADIEARYRQTSPRITALMIRDHGVTVWAPDLQTAYNRVEILEFIMSFMARSA